GCTAGTGCAACGCCTTTTCGCCCACCACTAATACGGAAACTGCTACCTGGTTGAGGATAGGCTGGGTGATATCGCTCATAAAAATTTCTTTCCAACCACTGAAAATGCGTGAGCGCCCAATTACAACCAGATCGTATTCCCCTAGACGAGCTTCGCGCACAATTTCATCAATTGGAATACCGCGGCGGAGTTCGAGTTCACCATTGATATTGCGAGCATCTAATATTTCTGCACCGGCGCGTAAATGCCGCGAAACGGCTGTGTCTGTTTTGAGTAAATCTTCAAGCGATTCTTCGAAGGCAGGCAAACCTGTATACATGGTTGGCACTGCTCCTGCAGCTACGTGCAGTAATGTGGCTTTAGCCCCCAACGCTTGCGCCATATCTGCGCCAGACTCAATCACTTTGCCATGCCCTTCTGGGCCACCTGTACAGATTAGAATTCGTTTGACTTTGCGCAATGCCCCTCTCAAGATCAATACAGCCGGGTAAATTGACTGAGAAATAATATTCTCAATTGACTCAATTCGTCGGTTAGCTCGCTTCTTGCCACCAGATTGAATAATCAAAAGATCATGTTTTTCCCGGCGAGCTTCGGACAATAACACCCCAACCGGGTCACCCCATCGCAACAGCGTTCTGACAGCAACATCCGCACATTGCCCCGCTGTCTGGGCAAGAATAGCTTCACCCTGCTCCTGATCTTCCCCTTCGGATACG
This genomic window from Chloroflexota bacterium contains:
- a CDS encoding universal stress protein; this encodes MNILIYLDQEKKDYHAIAFIKRLARTFPVALTLLYIVSEGEDQEQGEAILAQTAGQCADVAVRTLLRWGDPVGVLLSEARREKHDLLIIQSGGKKRANRRIESIENIISQSIYPAVLILRGALRKVKRILICTGGPEGHGKVIESGADMAQALGAKATLLHVAAGAVPTMYTGLPAFEESLEDLLKTDTAVSRHLRAGAEILDARNINGELELRRGIPIDEIVREARLGEYDLVVIGRSRIFSGWKEIFMSDITQPILNQVAVSVLVVGEKALH